CTTGGGTGTTCTCGGAATAACTCCGAAACGGACTTTGATAGCGTTCAATTTATTAGTAATTTCTAATATTCTAATGGCTCAAGAGCCAAATCCAGAAAAAGAAGAAATAAAAAAGAAAGAAATTATCGTTACCGGAAAAGCAGATTTTACAAATCTAAATTCAGCTAGCGAAGATACAATTCGATCTGAACAAATTAGATCCAGACCAATTTCTAGAACGGGGGAGATTGCAGAATTTGTTCCGGGAATGATCGCTACTCAACACAGCGGATCTGGAAAGGGAAATCAGTATTTTTTACGCGGTTTTAATTTGGATCATGGAACCGACTTCGCTTCTCATGTGAACGGGATTCCGATTAATAATCCTTCTCACGGACACGGACAAGGATATACAGATCTCGGTTTTTTAATTCCGGAACTTATAGAAGATATCAAATTTAAAAAAGGAGTTTATTCCGTGGAGGAAGGAAATTTTTCTTCTGCCGGCTCTATGAACGTATCTTACTTTCGTTCTCTTCAAAAAGGAATGGTTTCTTTAGAAGGTGGAACTTTAGGATATGCGAGGACGCTCATTGCAAAGTCCCACACGATCGGTCGCGGTAATCTCTTGTATGCTTTGGAAACTACGCACTATGATGGCCCCTGGACCGTTAAAGAAAATTATAAAAAAGTCAATGGGGTTGTTAGTTACAGCGGAGGAGACGAGCAGAATGGTTATCGTATATTAGCAATGGGTTATAGAGGAAATTGGCACACTACTCACCAAATCCCTAAAAGAGCGATAGGCAACGAGCTTAGTAGATTTGATACGGTCGATCCTACAGATGGAGGTTTTACAAATAGAGTTTCGGTTTCTGGCGAGGCACAGCACACAGATAAAAATTCACATGCAAAAATTTTAATTTATGGTTTATATAACGATCTTTCCTTATTTTCAAATACAACCTACTATCTTGACGATCCGATACGAGGGGATCAGATCGAACAAACGGACCGAAGATCTGTGTCTGGTCTTAAATCCAGTTATAAGATACGATCGATATGGGATGAAATCAAATTTGAAAATTCGTTCGGATTTCAGGTCCGAAGAGATTTCATCAGGAACGCTCTGTATCATACCGAAAAAAGGGCCGAGTTAGACGTAGTCCGATCCAATCAAATCATCGAAACAAACTTATCAATATATTATGAAAGTAAAATACAATGGAATTCTAAAATAAGAACCATTTTCGGGCTTCGCGGCGATCAATTTCAATTTCATGTAGACGATCGTAATTCGGAGTTAAACGATCGAAAACGTTTTTCAATTGCAAATCCAAAAGGAGGAATTGTTTTTGGTCCTTGGTTCAAGACTGAAATTTTTTTAAACGCAGGTAGAGGATTTCACACTAACGATGCAAGAGGACTTACCAATAAGGAAAATACTTTCACTCCGATAGTAAGATCACATGGAGGAGAATTTGGAGTTAGAAGTATGATTTTTGAAAATTGGAAAACAGTGTTTAGTTTATGGCGGTTAGATTTAGATTCCGAACTCATATTTGAAGGTGACTCTGCTTCGACCGTAGCCAGTAGATCCAGCACTCGAAGAGGAGTAGAATGGTCCAATTACTTTGAGCCGATAAAAGGTTTAATTTTGGATTTGGAAGTATCGATTTCCAGATCTAGATTTAGAGGGGACGAAGACACAGGAAATTTTATTCCAGGTTCTATTGAACACGTTTATTCTGGCGGAATCACTCTCAAAGAAACGTACGGTTTTTTCGGTTCGATTCGAGGCAGATACTTTGGACCCAGGGCTTTGATAGAAGACAATAGCGTCAGATCTTCTCCTACGACTTTATTCAACTTTCAAGTTGGAAAAAAGTTCAACGATGTATGGAGTATTGTATTCGAAATAATGAATATTCAAAATGCAAAAGTAAGCGATATAGATTATTATTATGCATCAAGATTAAAATCCGAGCCAGAAGGTCCGGACGAAGGCGGATACAACGATATACACACCAGGCCGGCTTCTCCACGTTCTATTCGGTTTGGGGTAAGAGCTTTATTTTGAAAAATAGTAGAGTTGTTG
This genomic window from Leptospira kirschneri serovar Cynopteri str. 3522 CT contains:
- a CDS encoding TonB-dependent receptor, with the translated sequence MKAFYKILILYFKNFCFRFLIRNPLYEKNRLVLFKVRSFRKVLKLILKSQKSKKINLNIIKSIWFWSGFFGTELFQKVQRTNFFKNLIVSVNKSLFRNLRTYFRNLRCGNSYRNLTTEKSFKSTNSTLRDIIYGNYCILLKTLRRFMDDFLGVLGITPKRTLIAFNLLVISNILMAQEPNPEKEEIKKKEIIVTGKADFTNLNSASEDTIRSEQIRSRPISRTGEIAEFVPGMIATQHSGSGKGNQYFLRGFNLDHGTDFASHVNGIPINNPSHGHGQGYTDLGFLIPELIEDIKFKKGVYSVEEGNFSSAGSMNVSYFRSLQKGMVSLEGGTLGYARTLIAKSHTIGRGNLLYALETTHYDGPWTVKENYKKVNGVVSYSGGDEQNGYRILAMGYRGNWHTTHQIPKRAIGNELSRFDTVDPTDGGFTNRVSVSGEAQHTDKNSHAKILIYGLYNDLSLFSNTTYYLDDPIRGDQIEQTDRRSVSGLKSSYKIRSIWDEIKFENSFGFQVRRDFIRNALYHTEKRAELDVVRSNQIIETNLSIYYESKIQWNSKIRTIFGLRGDQFQFHVDDRNSELNDRKRFSIANPKGGIVFGPWFKTEIFLNAGRGFHTNDARGLTNKENTFTPIVRSHGGEFGVRSMIFENWKTVFSLWRLDLDSELIFEGDSASTVASRSSTRRGVEWSNYFEPIKGLILDLEVSISRSRFRGDEDTGNFIPGSIEHVYSGGITLKETYGFFGSIRGRYFGPRALIEDNSVRSSPTTLFNFQVGKKFNDVWSIVFEIMNIQNAKVSDIDYYYASRLKSEPEGPDEGGYNDIHTRPASPRSIRFGVRALF